The following are encoded in a window of Allosphingosinicella indica genomic DNA:
- a CDS encoding nuclear transport factor 2 family protein, producing the protein MLGAAVAWIVARLAVGPAASREDLVRLGYLFEGGIIPALSDLLNHPLRSRRSNLDRGVAIFPGCLGGFMRRLNSAWLSALVAMSAWPPAPGNATPYPQQPRADVHALDRAISGKDRVLERIVADDFIWVRGSGETGGKADFIDALTRSDLSILPYQSSDTLLYSSETLELWTDTNVLRGKDAGLEFVDRHHFADLWEKRDGRWVLVYVQVTRVLSQPAD; encoded by the coding sequence ATGCTTGGCGCGGCCGTGGCATGGATCGTAGCCCGACTTGCCGTGGGTCCCGCAGCCAGCCGCGAAGACCTGGTCCGGCTCGGTTATCTCTTCGAAGGGGGCATCATCCCAGCATTGAGCGACCTGCTAAACCACCCGTTACGTTCGCGGCGTTCGAACCTTGATCGGGGCGTCGCTATCTTCCCCGGCTGTCTTGGAGGTTTCATGAGACGCTTAAATTCGGCCTGGCTTTCTGCTTTGGTTGCCATGTCCGCCTGGCCGCCCGCCCCGGGCAACGCAACGCCATACCCTCAGCAGCCCCGCGCGGACGTACACGCTCTTGATCGGGCCATTTCAGGAAAGGACCGGGTCCTCGAGCGCATCGTCGCTGACGACTTCATTTGGGTGCGGGGCAGTGGCGAGACCGGGGGCAAGGCCGATTTCATCGACGCGCTCACGCGCTCAGACCTCAGCATCCTTCCCTACCAGTCGTCCGACACCCTGCTCTATTCGAGCGAAACGCTGGAACTGTGGACGGACACAAATGTCCTGCGCGGCAAGGATGCTGGCTTGGAGTTCGTCGATCGACACCATTTCGCGGATCTGTGGGAAAAGCGCGACGGTCGCTGGGTGCTCGTCTACGTCCAGGTCACGCGCGTGCTGTCTCAGCCTGCCGACTGA
- a CDS encoding NAD(P)/FAD-dependent oxidoreductase yields MRRINWNRAMTVCRVMIIGGGFGGLETAKALAREPVDVTLIDRQNHHCFQPLLYQVATATLSPADVAWPIRGILSRQANARVLIANVEAVDTEQRLVRTDGGDYAYDQLVVATGATHAYFGNEEWARHAPGLKRIEDATEIRRRVLSAFERAELADDAAHRDALTTFIVVGGGPTGVEMAGAMADMAREALSNDFRNVDPARARVLLVEAGPRVLAAFPEALSAYTHDALARRGVEVLTDTTVTDIGHDTVSIGEKKIPAGAVVWAAGVAASSAGNWLGADCDRAGRVKVLPDLAVPGRPDIFVIGDTAAVADETGTPVPGIAPAAKQMGRYVASVIKARLAHEPAPAAFRYRHHGDLATIDRGAAVVKLSRLTLKGFPAWAFWGIAHIYFLIGMRNRIAVAFSWLWDYVTFGRRARLITQPAMLGPDAMGTSPFRPPSPTCGPRAQASNHPAV; encoded by the coding sequence TTGCGGCGCATCAACTGGAACAGAGCTATGACCGTTTGTCGGGTGATGATTATCGGCGGCGGCTTCGGCGGCCTGGAAACGGCGAAGGCGCTGGCGCGCGAGCCCGTGGATGTCACCCTGATTGACCGCCAGAACCACCATTGCTTCCAGCCGCTGCTTTACCAGGTGGCCACCGCGACGCTCAGCCCGGCCGACGTGGCATGGCCGATTCGGGGAATCCTCTCCAGGCAGGCCAATGCCAGGGTCCTTATCGCCAATGTCGAAGCCGTCGACACCGAGCAGCGCTTGGTGCGGACCGATGGCGGCGACTATGCATATGACCAGCTCGTAGTCGCCACCGGCGCCACGCATGCATATTTCGGAAACGAGGAGTGGGCGCGCCACGCCCCGGGCCTCAAACGCATCGAGGACGCGACCGAGATCAGGCGACGCGTGCTCTCCGCATTCGAGCGGGCGGAATTGGCCGATGATGCCGCGCATAGGGATGCGCTCACCACGTTCATCGTCGTAGGCGGCGGGCCGACAGGCGTGGAGATGGCGGGCGCGATGGCCGACATGGCACGCGAGGCCCTGTCCAACGATTTTCGCAATGTCGACCCCGCGCGAGCGCGCGTTCTTCTGGTGGAGGCAGGGCCCCGCGTGCTGGCCGCCTTCCCGGAGGCTCTGAGCGCCTACACGCATGACGCGCTCGCGCGACGTGGCGTCGAAGTCCTCACCGACACAACCGTCACGGACATAGGTCATGACACCGTCTCAATCGGGGAGAAAAAGATTCCCGCTGGCGCGGTGGTTTGGGCCGCCGGCGTCGCCGCCTCATCGGCCGGCAACTGGCTGGGCGCCGACTGCGACCGTGCGGGTCGCGTGAAGGTGCTGCCCGACCTCGCCGTGCCGGGCCGTCCCGACATCTTCGTAATCGGGGATACAGCTGCAGTTGCGGACGAGACAGGCACGCCAGTACCAGGCATCGCCCCTGCCGCGAAACAAATGGGTCGGTACGTCGCCTCCGTCATCAAGGCCCGGCTCGCCCACGAACCCGCGCCGGCGGCTTTCCGTTACCGGCATCATGGTGACCTGGCGACCATCGACCGAGGCGCCGCCGTTGTGAAGTTGAGCCGGCTCACATTGAAGGGATTCCCGGCGTGGGCGTTCTGGGGCATCGCGCATATCTATTTCCTGATCGGCATGCGCAACCGGATCGCCGTCGCCTTCAGCTGGTTATGGGATTACGTCACCTTTGGCCGACGCGCCCGCCTGATTACCCAGCCGGCAATGCTTGGCCCGGACGCCATGGGAACCTCCCCCTTCAGACCTCCATCACCGACGTGCGGGCCGCGCGCCCAAGCATCGAACCATCCCGCGGTGTGA